Sequence from the Maribellus comscasis genome:
GAAACAGATGAGTGGCGTGATGCTGTTTATTACACCTACTATGAATATCCGTCGGTTCACATGGTAAAACGCCATTACGGTGTTGCAACTGAACGTTATAAACTGATGCATTTTTACTATGATATTGACGAATGGGAAATGTATGATTTGGAAAAAGACCCGACTGAAATGCATAATATTTATGACGACCCGGCCTATGCAGACGTTCAAGAAATGATGCACGAAAAACTAACAGAATTGCGCAAATATTATGGCGACAGCGACGAGATGGATCAAAAATACCTCAAGGAATATCTCGATGTAATGGAACAAAGAAGACAAGCAAGAGAGGCACGTCAGTAACAGTAAAAGGGGTGAGTTTTTACACTGTATATGGCACAAAGCTTAAATGTATTCTTAAAACTTTTAATTTAAAAAATCACCCGGGAGAAAGAAATATAATCTAAAAAACGGTCAAATCATCCACAACAAAAATGAAAAATCACAAAATGAAGCGAAATCTATTAAAATCACTTTTCATTGTCGCAGTTATAACAGGAATTTTTGCTTGTACCTCTACTCCTCAAAAAGAGGAGCAAAAACCCAATATCATCTATATAATGAGCGACGATCACGGCTACCAGGCAATTAGCGCATACGGTTTTGGTATTAACCAAACGCCGAATATCGATCGGATCGCCGAAGGAGGGGCTATTTTCACCAGATCATGTGTCACCAATTCGCTTTGTGCACCAAGCCGGGCTGTTTTACTCACCGGAAAACACAGTTTTAAAAATGGCAAAGTAGATAATGTACAAGCCTTTAACTGGGATCAACCCAATTTTCCCAAAATACTTCAGGCCAATGGTTACCAAACAGCGATGATTGGAAAAATCCACCTGGATGGAATTCCGCAGGGGTTTGATTTTTCAATGGTACTTCCCGGACAAGGAAACTACTATAACCCTGATTTCCTTATTGAAGGCAAAAAAGTGCAAAAAAAGGGATACGTTACTGAGATTATTACAGAAACAGCCCTCGACTGGTTAAAAAATAAACGTGATCAGAATAAACCATTTTGTCTGCTGTATCATCAAAAGGCCCCCCACCGCGAATGGATGCCCGCCGAAAAATATTACAAACAATACACTAAAATGGAATTTGAAGAGCCCGCTACTCTTTTTGATGATTTTGAAGGCAGAGGAACAGCAGCAAAAGAAGCTGAAATGAATATTTTGAAACATCAGAATTGGGCCGGCGATTCAAAACTTTATCCTGAGGTAATGGACGAGCTTGGGATAGAAGAAACCTCAAACTGGGGAGTAAATGCTTTTAATAACAACACCGGAAGAATGGATGAAGTCCAAAAAGCTGCCTGGGACGCTGTGTATCAACCTATAAATGAAGAATTCAAAAAAATCTATCCGTCGATAAAATCAGACAAAAAAGAACTGATGCATTGGCGCTACGAACGTTATATGCAGGATTATTTAGCTTGTATTGCATCGGTTGACGAAGGAGTTGGAAAATTGCTCGATTATCTGGATGAAGCAGGACTGGCCGACAATACCATTGTTGTTTACACTTCCGACCAGGGTTTTTACCTCGGAGAGCATGGCTGGTTTGATAAACGTTTTATGTACAAAGAGTCTTTCAGAACACCGTTGCTCATACGATATCCCAAAGAAATTAAACCGGGAACAAAAATTAACAAGTTGGTTCAAAACCTTGACTTTGCCCCCACATTTCTTGATTATGCGGGATTGGAAACTCCCACCGAAATGCAGGGAGAGTCTTTCCGCGACCTCGTAGGTGGCAAAACAGAACAATTCCGCGATTTTGCTTATTACACCTATTATGAATACCCGTCTATTCACATGGTAAAAAGGCACTACGGCGTAGCTACCGACAGGTATAAACTCATCCACTTTTATTATGATATTGATGAATGGGAATTATACGATTTGGAAGAAGATCCAATGGAAATGAAAAATGTATACGACGATCCGGCGTATGCCGACGTTCGGGAAATGATGCACGAAAAACTCGACACTGCCAGAGAATATTACGAAGACAGCGATGCTAACGATCAAAAATATCTGAAAGCCTACCTCGATGTTCAGGCACAATGATAAAATAATAATGAATTAAAGAAGTCAAATGAGTTTATTTAGCGCTGCCATAGTAAGAATAAATTCCCTGAGCAGGTACTTATTTCTTTTGTGTTGGTTTATCCTGCCAAATTTTTCAAATGCCCAACCCAATATTTTGCTCATATTCTCCGATGATCTGAACACACGTATAGGCCCTTATATGGATGTAAACAAACACACACCAAACCTTGACCGATTGGCAAGTGAAGGCGTTATGTTTACCAGAGCTTATTGCCAGTATCCGCTTTGCGGACCGTCAAGAGCATCGATTATGAGTGGTTTATACCCGGCAAGCAACGGCGTTTTGGTAAATGACGACAAACCTGGTAGCTACAAAAAAATAAACCCGGCTTTAAAAGACCATCCGTCAATGGCTGGATTTTTCAGGGAACAGGGGTATTTCACGGCCCGCGTATCAAAAATATTTCATATGGGAGTACCCGGTGGAATTGAACGCGGAGAACCGGGAGGCGACGACCCCACCTCATGGGATTACGCTTTTAACGTGATGGGACCGGAAACCCTGAGCCCG
This genomic interval carries:
- a CDS encoding sulfatase family protein, which translates into the protein MKRNLLKSLFIVAVITGIFACTSTPQKEEQKPNIIYIMSDDHGYQAISAYGFGINQTPNIDRIAEGGAIFTRSCVTNSLCAPSRAVLLTGKHSFKNGKVDNVQAFNWDQPNFPKILQANGYQTAMIGKIHLDGIPQGFDFSMVLPGQGNYYNPDFLIEGKKVQKKGYVTEIITETALDWLKNKRDQNKPFCLLYHQKAPHREWMPAEKYYKQYTKMEFEEPATLFDDFEGRGTAAKEAEMNILKHQNWAGDSKLYPEVMDELGIEETSNWGVNAFNNNTGRMDEVQKAAWDAVYQPINEEFKKIYPSIKSDKKELMHWRYERYMQDYLACIASVDEGVGKLLDYLDEAGLADNTIVVYTSDQGFYLGEHGWFDKRFMYKESFRTPLLIRYPKEIKPGTKINKLVQNLDFAPTFLDYAGLETPTEMQGESFRDLVGGKTEQFRDFAYYTYYEYPSIHMVKRHYGVATDRYKLIHFYYDIDEWELYDLEEDPMEMKNVYDDPAYADVREMMHEKLDTAREYYEDSDANDQKYLKAYLDVQAQ